In one Nicotiana sylvestris chromosome 8, ASM39365v2, whole genome shotgun sequence genomic region, the following are encoded:
- the LOC104244516 gene encoding protein NRT1/ PTR FAMILY 6.3-like: protein MALPETQQDTKTLPDAWDYKGRPAVRSSSGGWSSAAMILGIEAVERLTTLGIAVNLVTYLTGTMHLGNASSANNVTNFLGTSFMLTLLGGFVADTFLGRYLTIGIFTTIQAMGVTILTISTIIPSLRPPKCSPGSSTCIPASSKQLMVLYIALYMTALGTGGLKSSVSGFGSDQFDETDKKERGQMIKFFNWFFFFINVGSLGAVTVLVYIQDNLGREYGYGICACAIVIGLVIFLSGTRKYRFKKLVGSPLTQIASVFVAAWNKRHMDLPSDSYLLYNIDDIPGDGNKKAKQRLPHSKEFRFLDKAAIKVQDPESAGITVVNKWNLSTLTDVEEVKLVVRMLPTWATTIMFWTVYAQMTTFSVSQATTMDRHIGNFEIPPASLTLFFVGSILLTCIFYDRAVVPVCRRVLNNPHGTTPLQRIAVGLILSIIAMVAAALTEVKRLNVAHLHGLTNDANAKVPLSVFWLVPQFLLVGAGEAFTYIGQLDFFLRECPKGMKTMSTGLFLSTLSLGFFFSSILVTIVHKVTVKNPWLADNLNQGRLYDFYWLLATLSVLNLMIFLFISRRYVYKEKRLAECGIEMEDSEPACH, encoded by the exons ATGGCACTTCCTGAAACACAACAAGATACTAAAACTCTCCCAGATGCCTGGGATTACAAAGGTCGACCAGCTGTTCGTTCCTCGTCCGGCGGTTGGTCCAGCGCCGCCATGATTTTAG ggaTTGAGGCAGTGGAGAGGCTGACGACGTTAGGTATTGCTGTAAATCTGGTGACATATTTGACTGGAACCATGCATTTAGGAAATGCTAGTTCGGCCAACAATGTTACTAATTTTCTTGGAACTTCATTTATGCTCACTTTGCTTGGTGGTTTCGTAGCCGACACTTTTCTTGGACG GTATCTTACAATTGGTATCTTTACCACTATTCAAGCCATG GGTGTTACCATATTGACCATCTCCACCATAATCCCAAGCCTACGACCACCAAAGTGTTCCCCAGGGAGCTCAACATGCATTCCAGCAAGTTCCAAACAACTCATGGTTCTATACATAGCACTATACATGACGGCGCTCGGCACCGGCGGCCTGAAATCCAGCGTCTCCGGCTTCGGTTCCGATCAATTCGACGAAACCGACAAGAAAGAAAGAGGACAGATGATAAAATTCTTCAACTGGTTCTTTTTCTTCATTAACGTGGGATCCCTTGGTGCAGTGACAGTACTAGTGTATATTCAAGATAATTTGGGAAGAGAATATGGTTATGGAATATGTGCTTGTGCTATTGTTATTGGTTTGGTCATATTCTTATCGGGCACAAGAAAATATCGTTTCAAGAAACTTGTGGGAAGTCCATTGACACAAATTGCTTCAGTTTTTGTGGCTGCTTGGAACAAAAGACATATGGATTTGCCTTCTGATTCTTATCTTCTATATAATATTGATGATATTCCTGGGGATGGAAATAAAAAAGCTAAGCAGAGATTGCCTCACAGCAAGGAATTCcg TTTCTTGGACAAGGCAGCTATTAAAGTACAGGACCCTGAATCCGCTGGAATTACCGTGGTAAATAAATGGAACTTATCAACTTTAACCGACGTTGAAGAAGTAAAATTGGTAGTCCGAATGTTACCAACATGGGCCACGACCATTATGTTTTGGACTGTCTATGCTCAAATGACAACATTTTCAGTGTCACAAGCTACAACAATGGACCGTCACATCGGAAATTTCGAAATTCCTCCGGCCTCATTGACACTTTTCTTCGTCGGAAGTATCCTCTTAACGTGCATATTCTACGACCGTGCCGTCGTACCGGTTTGTCGACGTGTCCTAAACAATCCTCACGGTACAACCCCGTTGCAACGTATTGCAGTTGGATTAATCCTTTCAATTATAGCCATGGTTGCTGCTGCTTTAACTGAAGTGAAGAGATTGAATGTTGCACATTTGCATGGATTGACCAATGATGCAAATGCCAAGGTTCCTTTGAGTGTTTTTTGGTTAGTTCCGCAATTCTTGCTAGTAGGGGCAGGTGAGGCATTTACTTATATCGGACAACTTGATTTCTTCCTAAGGGAGTGTCCTAAAGGAATGAAGACAATGAGCACGGGGTTATTCTTGAGTACACTTTCATTAGGGTTTTTCTTTAGTTCTATTTTGGTGACTATAGTGCATAAGGTGACAGTGAAAAACCCATGGTTAGCTGATAATTTAAACCAAGGAAGACTCTATGATTTCTATTGGCTATTGGCAACGTTGAGTGTGTTGAATTTgatgattttcttgtttatttcaaGACGGTATGTGTACAAGGAGAAGAGACTTGCTGAATGTGGGATTGAAATGGAGGATTCAGAGCCAGCTTGCCACTAA